In the genome of Pseudomonadota bacterium, one region contains:
- a CDS encoding SapC family protein codes for MATQLLFYEKAVPVSAKKHAKMCVKAGDSYAFASKVNSVPLTASEFAEAGAEYPIVFAGEGENVIPTAILGVAGEKNAFVSEEGGWGGRYIPAFIRRYPFVFSQQTADNQLVLHIDESFEGCNTKGRGERLFDSDGSQTQYLKNVLAFLQDYQARFNRSQAFCKRLVELELLRPMQAQFTLPDGERRSLTGFMTVDRDKLKTLEGDMLSTLMSTDELECIFLHLASLRHFGQVADRAANDGGGKLTFQSSNSGGEKADAEAETGKEDA; via the coding sequence ATGGCTACGCAGTTGCTATTCTATGAGAAAGCCGTCCCGGTGAGCGCCAAGAAGCACGCCAAGATGTGTGTGAAGGCGGGCGATAGCTATGCCTTCGCGAGCAAGGTGAACTCGGTCCCGCTGACAGCCTCGGAATTTGCCGAAGCAGGCGCGGAATATCCCATCGTCTTCGCGGGTGAGGGCGAAAACGTCATCCCCACCGCCATTCTAGGTGTCGCTGGCGAGAAAAACGCATTCGTTTCAGAAGAGGGCGGCTGGGGTGGCCGCTACATTCCCGCCTTTATCCGCCGCTATCCCTTCGTGTTCAGTCAGCAGACAGCGGACAACCAGCTCGTGCTGCACATCGATGAGAGCTTCGAAGGGTGTAACACGAAAGGCCGGGGGGAGCGCCTCTTCGACAGTGACGGCAGCCAGACCCAGTACCTCAAGAATGTCCTCGCATTTCTTCAGGATTACCAGGCGCGCTTCAATCGTAGCCAAGCTTTCTGCAAGCGCCTTGTAGAGCTCGAGCTGCTGCGCCCGATGCAGGCCCAGTTCACATTGCCAGACGGCGAGCGCCGCTCGCTCACCGGGTTCATGACGGTGGACCGCGACAAGCTGAAGACTCTTGAAGGCGACATGCTGAGCACGCTGATGTCCACGGACGAGCTGGAATGCATCTTCCTGCATCTCGCTTCGCTGCGCCATTTCGGACAGGTCGCCGACCGCGCCGCCAATGATGGCGGTGGCAAGCTGACCTTCCAGTCGTCCAACAGTGGCGGCGAGAAGGCAGACGCCGAAGCCGAAACCGGCAAAGAGGATGCCTGA
- a CDS encoding methyltransferase domain-containing protein: MTAPSSVKTDKNTSRYSSGDYWRDRSDLLYYRYIEYILRVVGRDAKSLLDVGSGNSPYLEWFDWIEDRRSVDIRVPYSSDNVQGIKGDIHKLSFDKTFDLCTCFQVLEHVPDAAAFARRLQELSETLIISVPFKWPENWTKGHIHDPVDYEKLTGWMGRKANYKMVVREPFRRNQHQRLIAIYDRDPDRRFGRPDIDQRIRRDQRMD, from the coding sequence ATGACAGCACCATCAAGCGTGAAGACGGACAAGAACACCTCGCGCTACTCCAGCGGTGATTACTGGCGGGACAGGTCCGATCTTCTGTACTACCGCTACATCGAATACATCCTGCGCGTCGTTGGGCGCGATGCCAAAAGCCTTCTCGATGTTGGGTCAGGCAACAGCCCTTATCTCGAATGGTTCGATTGGATAGAGGACCGTCGCTCGGTCGATATCCGTGTGCCCTACAGCTCGGACAATGTGCAGGGGATCAAGGGCGACATCCACAAGCTCTCATTCGACAAGACTTTCGATCTCTGCACCTGTTTCCAAGTGCTCGAGCATGTTCCAGACGCCGCTGCCTTCGCGCGCCGGTTGCAGGAGCTCTCCGAAACGCTGATCATCTCGGTTCCTTTCAAATGGCCGGAGAATTGGACCAAGGGCCACATCCATGACCCTGTGGACTACGAGAAGCTCACGGGATGGATGGGTCGTAAGGCCAACTACAAGATGGTCGTGCGAGAGCCTTTCCGCCGCAACCAGCACCAGAGACTGATTGCCATCTATGATCGTGATCCTGACCGTCGCTTTGGGCGCCCTGACATCGATCAGCGTATTCGGCGCGACCAGAGAATGGATTAG
- a CDS encoding HlyD family efflux transporter periplasmic adaptor subunit yields MSPDLMHACNEAMAKRQSVVVEAKQSEEATLALPVEMDGKIYGTVAVTIGAGGNRSVESLRQLRWGTGWLEALLRRDQSATDTALRERTMEALDFVSIVLENKSFSDAASALVTELAGRLDCGQVALGLMRRKRCKVTAMSHVSDFRARMNLVRDLGLAMDEAMDQEDIVLFPLPETWDYRVTRHHEELARSHRAGSVLTIPLLVNETPFGALTFERPEGMPFDENTVELCDVVGSMVAPVLAERRKNDRWLITKAVIAMWRQVSLLLGPRYLGRKLATIAFAILVWLGATTYTDFKIPAPARVEGAVQRTMVAPFNGYIQSETVRAGARVSEGEILATLNDQDLTLERLRWTTARSQREIEFSRALAEGQRAEANIIRSQIAQADAQLGLIDAQLSRTRIAAPFDGIVVAGDLSQSVGTAVERGQELFRIAPLDAFRVALEVDEADIAEVEAGQEGELRLAASPDQSLAFRVTQITPVAAQQDGRNFFRVEASLDPAADGTLDWVRPSMEGVARIDVEERLLVAVWTRHLRNWLRLMAWRFSP; encoded by the coding sequence GTGTCACCTGATCTCATGCATGCCTGTAACGAAGCCATGGCCAAGCGTCAGAGCGTCGTCGTCGAGGCGAAGCAGAGTGAGGAGGCGACACTCGCGCTGCCAGTGGAAATGGACGGCAAGATCTACGGAACGGTCGCGGTTACCATTGGGGCCGGTGGAAACCGTTCGGTTGAGTCGTTGCGCCAGCTGCGCTGGGGCACGGGGTGGCTCGAAGCATTGCTGCGCCGTGACCAGAGCGCGACGGATACCGCGCTCCGAGAGCGCACGATGGAAGCACTCGATTTCGTCTCGATCGTTCTCGAGAACAAGTCTTTTAGCGATGCGGCCTCGGCGCTGGTCACCGAACTGGCTGGTCGCCTCGATTGCGGGCAGGTCGCCCTCGGTCTCATGCGGCGCAAGCGCTGCAAGGTGACGGCGATGAGCCATGTCTCGGACTTCAGGGCACGCATGAACCTCGTGCGCGACCTCGGGCTCGCGATGGACGAGGCGATGGATCAGGAGGACATCGTCCTCTTCCCGCTGCCAGAGACGTGGGATTACCGTGTGACGCGTCACCACGAGGAGCTTGCCCGCTCGCACCGGGCGGGATCGGTGCTCACCATTCCGCTCCTCGTGAATGAGACGCCTTTCGGCGCGCTGACCTTCGAGCGGCCCGAGGGAATGCCCTTCGATGAGAATACTGTCGAGCTCTGCGATGTCGTGGGCAGCATGGTCGCGCCAGTGCTTGCAGAGCGCCGCAAGAATGACCGGTGGTTGATCACCAAGGCTGTCATTGCAATGTGGCGTCAGGTGTCGCTGCTTCTTGGGCCGCGCTACCTCGGCCGTAAGCTCGCGACGATCGCCTTCGCGATCCTCGTGTGGCTCGGGGCGACGACTTACACCGACTTCAAGATCCCAGCGCCTGCCCGGGTGGAAGGCGCTGTGCAGCGGACCATGGTCGCGCCCTTCAATGGCTACATCCAGTCGGAGACGGTACGCGCCGGCGCGCGGGTATCGGAGGGAGAGATACTCGCCACGCTCAACGATCAGGACCTGACGCTGGAGCGGCTGCGCTGGACGACCGCGCGCAGCCAGCGTGAGATCGAATTCAGCCGAGCGCTCGCCGAAGGGCAGCGCGCCGAGGCAAACATCATCCGCAGCCAGATTGCCCAAGCCGATGCGCAGCTCGGTCTCATCGATGCGCAGCTCTCGCGTACGCGTATCGCTGCGCCGTTCGACGGCATCGTCGTGGCCGGGGATCTCAGCCAGTCTGTGGGCACCGCCGTCGAGCGCGGTCAGGAGCTCTTTCGCATCGCGCCGCTCGACGCGTTTCGCGTGGCGCTCGAGGTCGATGAGGCCGATATCGCGGAGGTCGAAGCCGGGCAGGAGGGTGAACTGCGTCTCGCTGCCAGCCCGGATCAGTCCCTCGCCTTCAGGGTGACGCAGATCACCCCCGTGGCCGCACAGCAGGACGGACGCAATTTCTTCCGCGTGGAAGCATCGCTCGACCCCGCCGCCGACGGCACTCTCGACTGGGTCCGGCCCAGCATGGAAGGGGTTGCCCGCATCGACGTGGAGGAGCGGCTCCTCGTGGCAGTCTGGACCCGCCACCTGCGCAACTGGCTGCGCCTGATGGCGTGGCGCTTCAGCCCTTGA
- a CDS encoding efflux RND transporter periplasmic adaptor subunit: protein MSKSFHSSYWYRVKDKRPRLRSHARFFRTEYRGQTWYVLQDRSSGRFHRFTGASYFIASMLDGQRTLDEIWQTACSALNEEDALTQDEILQLLSQLHTADVLHSDEAPDIEEMVKRGRKQRFKKRMMSVLNPLALRIPMLDPEGFLKITMPLVRPLFSIYGLVAYLALLTYGSTLAVLNWDGLTENVLDRVLSTESLMLLLVTYPIVKAIHELGHAYAITRWGGEVHEIGIMFLVFMPVPYVDASDSLSFPSKWKRAFVASAGILVELGLAAAAMVVWVNAEPGLVRAFAFNTMLIGGLSTLFFNGNPLLRFDGYFVLSDLLEIPNLGNRSNRYIGYLVQKHMLGIKEADNPAHAPGEPFWFVTYSVLAFLYRIFITIAIVLLVSSKFFSLGIILAIWSLVLIFGVPIAKQIWFLLASPKLRGRRARAMGVVLGSLGAIVGALLFVPLPYSTIAEGVVWVPEHGAVHANGDGVVVEVLVAQGEQVVAGQPLVQLADPLLAARVALLEATVAETTLRRDSLAVSDPAAARIAASELEHAMADLELARERETNLTVRATTAGSIALTVTSDLPGRYLTRGQLLGYVSAFKDPVIRAVISEGDADFVKQRTKDIDIRFISAPAEAHPARIIREVPALEASLPSLALATQGGGRIVLDPNDSTRSRTLQNLLHLDLRLDAAHEFATIGERTYVRFLHDPASLAERVYRRVRQVFLSRFNI from the coding sequence ATGTCCAAGAGCTTCCACAGCAGCTACTGGTACCGCGTGAAGGACAAGCGGCCGCGCCTGCGCAGTCACGCCCGTTTTTTCCGGACGGAGTATCGCGGCCAAACCTGGTACGTGCTTCAGGATCGGAGCTCGGGACGGTTCCACCGCTTCACCGGGGCCAGCTACTTCATCGCGTCGATGCTTGATGGGCAGCGCACCCTCGACGAGATCTGGCAGACGGCCTGCAGCGCGCTTAACGAAGAGGACGCGCTGACGCAGGATGAAATCCTGCAGCTCCTGAGCCAGCTTCACACGGCCGACGTGCTGCATTCGGACGAGGCGCCCGACATCGAGGAGATGGTCAAACGCGGCAGGAAACAGCGCTTCAAGAAGCGGATGATGAGCGTGCTCAATCCGCTGGCCTTGCGCATTCCGATGCTCGACCCCGAAGGCTTCCTCAAGATCACCATGCCGCTGGTGCGCCCTCTTTTCTCCATCTATGGGCTCGTCGCCTATCTGGCGCTGCTCACCTATGGCAGCACGCTGGCGGTGCTGAACTGGGACGGGCTGACGGAGAATGTGCTCGACCGGGTTCTGAGCACCGAGAGCCTCATGCTGCTCCTCGTGACGTACCCAATTGTGAAGGCGATCCACGAGCTTGGCCACGCTTACGCGATCACACGATGGGGTGGCGAGGTCCACGAGATCGGCATCATGTTCCTCGTTTTCATGCCGGTGCCCTACGTCGATGCCTCCGACAGCCTGTCTTTCCCGTCCAAGTGGAAGCGGGCCTTCGTTGCCTCGGCAGGCATCCTCGTGGAGCTCGGCCTTGCCGCTGCGGCCATGGTCGTCTGGGTGAATGCAGAGCCCGGCCTCGTACGCGCTTTCGCGTTCAACACGATGCTGATTGGCGGCCTGTCGACGCTATTTTTCAACGGCAATCCGCTCCTGCGCTTCGACGGGTACTTCGTGCTCAGCGACCTTCTGGAGATTCCAAACCTCGGCAACCGGTCGAACCGCTACATCGGCTACCTCGTCCAAAAGCACATGCTGGGCATCAAGGAGGCCGATAATCCGGCCCATGCGCCAGGCGAGCCGTTTTGGTTCGTCACCTATAGCGTCCTCGCGTTTCTTTACCGGATCTTCATCACCATCGCGATCGTGCTTCTCGTGTCGTCGAAGTTTTTCTCGCTGGGGATCATTCTGGCGATCTGGTCGCTGGTCCTCATCTTCGGCGTCCCCATTGCCAAGCAGATCTGGTTTCTTCTTGCCTCGCCCAAGCTCCGGGGGCGCCGCGCGCGCGCCATGGGCGTCGTTCTTGGGTCGCTCGGCGCGATCGTAGGCGCGCTGCTCTTTGTGCCCTTGCCCTACTCGACCATCGCCGAGGGCGTGGTCTGGGTGCCCGAGCACGGGGCTGTCCACGCCAATGGCGACGGTGTGGTGGTCGAGGTGCTGGTGGCGCAGGGCGAGCAGGTGGTTGCGGGTCAGCCACTCGTGCAGCTGGCCGATCCGCTGCTTGCGGCGCGTGTGGCGCTTCTGGAGGCGACGGTGGCCGAAACGACCCTGCGGCGCGACAGCCTTGCGGTCAGCGATCCGGCGGCGGCGCGTATCGCCGCAAGCGAGCTGGAGCACGCCATGGCCGACCTCGAGCTTGCCCGCGAACGCGAGACCAACCTGACGGTTCGCGCGACGACGGCAGGCAGCATCGCACTGACCGTGACGTCGGACCTGCCTGGTCGGTATCTCACCCGCGGCCAATTGTTGGGCTATGTCAGCGCATTCAAGGACCCCGTGATCCGCGCGGTGATCTCCGAAGGGGACGCGGATTTCGTGAAGCAACGCACCAAGGACATCGACATTCGCTTCATCTCCGCCCCGGCCGAAGCGCACCCGGCCCGGATCATCCGGGAGGTGCCCGCGCTGGAAGCCTCGCTGCCGAGCCTCGCCCTCGCGACGCAGGGCGGTGGCCGGATCGTCCTCGATCCCAACGATTCGACCAGAAGTCGCACCCTGCAGAATCTGCTGCATCTCGACCTTAGGCTCGATGCAGCCCACGAATTCGCAACAATCGGTGAAAGAACCTACGTTCGTTTCTTGCATGACCCGGCCTCGCTGGCCGAGCGCGTGTACCGTCGCGTGCGTCAGGTGTTTTTGAGCCGCTTCAACATTTAA
- a CDS encoding DEAD/DEAH box helicase has translation MPDGTSPSNFLIGGHADDAMGPVSLDVFPARKDERLDKIDQAVQMALGEITGRTTLVQRLRADRRTRRVIARETALQGMDDAALRRHLDAIRTDLVRGGLTGAPLCETVAIVRDVARRTLGLRPHDVQIRAALILLDGALAEMATGEGKSLVAAIAAATAGLARISTHVVTVNDYLAERDVEEMQSFFEWLGLRVGCIRHEDDPASRREIYGRDVVYASNKEISFDYLRDTLRMPGEQGKLRFKLRRLTKGEARPVIRGLQFAIVDEADSVLVDDARTPLILSRETDVAAEAEWAATAYGLADKMYEGLHYEQKPERRQIELTDFGKDRLEDYAAALEPLWHNRVQREQAVCQALSARLFFHHGDQYVLQEGKVVIVDEYTGRLMPERSWNDGLHQLVEMKEGVEITPRKLSIARTTYQRFFRRYLRLAGMSGTARELRAEISAVYRMPTLPLATRLPVARRNLGTRVFASERQKWSAVIDRVIELRDAGRPVLIGTRTVAASQALHAALEAAEIPHVVLNALNDHEEGALVAEAGQPGQVTVATNMAGRGVHIGVSENVVAAGGLHVILTERHDSARIDRQLIGRTARQGQPGSYEAMLALDDFLLQNVRAPLLRMFAGSNGPLGRTAARLLFRNGQRRAERANARARRALFTHDQRLQGWLAFAGVEE, from the coding sequence ATGCCTGACGGCACCAGCCCCTCGAACTTCTTGATCGGGGGGCACGCCGACGATGCCATGGGGCCGGTTTCGCTTGACGTGTTTCCGGCCCGCAAGGACGAACGCCTCGACAAGATAGATCAGGCCGTACAGATGGCGCTGGGCGAGATCACCGGGCGCACGACGCTGGTTCAGAGGCTGAGGGCGGACCGGCGGACTCGCAGGGTGATCGCGCGTGAAACGGCGCTCCAAGGGATGGATGACGCCGCGCTCCGGCGTCACTTGGACGCCATCCGGACAGATCTGGTGCGCGGCGGGCTCACCGGTGCGCCCCTGTGCGAGACCGTGGCCATCGTGCGTGATGTGGCGCGGCGGACACTCGGGCTCAGGCCCCATGATGTGCAGATCCGCGCCGCGCTGATCCTGCTCGACGGTGCCCTTGCCGAGATGGCGACAGGCGAAGGAAAGAGCCTCGTGGCAGCGATCGCCGCGGCCACGGCGGGGCTGGCCCGTATCTCGACCCATGTGGTGACCGTGAACGATTACCTCGCCGAACGCGACGTGGAAGAGATGCAGTCCTTTTTCGAGTGGCTGGGGCTACGCGTGGGTTGCATTCGCCACGAGGACGACCCCGCCTCGCGCCGCGAGATCTACGGTCGGGATGTTGTCTATGCCTCGAACAAGGAAATCTCCTTCGATTACTTACGTGACACCCTCCGGATGCCTGGCGAGCAGGGCAAGCTGCGCTTCAAGCTGCGGCGCCTGACAAAGGGTGAAGCCCGCCCGGTAATTCGGGGTCTTCAATTTGCGATCGTGGATGAGGCCGACAGTGTGCTGGTCGATGATGCGCGAACGCCGCTGATCCTGTCGCGCGAGACCGATGTCGCCGCTGAAGCGGAGTGGGCTGCGACGGCGTATGGTCTGGCCGACAAGATGTACGAGGGGCTGCATTACGAGCAGAAACCTGAGCGCCGGCAGATCGAGCTTACTGACTTCGGCAAGGACCGGCTGGAGGACTACGCCGCGGCCCTCGAGCCACTTTGGCACAACAGGGTGCAGCGCGAGCAGGCCGTGTGTCAGGCGCTCTCGGCACGGCTCTTCTTCCACCATGGGGACCAGTATGTCCTACAGGAGGGCAAGGTTGTCATTGTCGACGAATACACCGGGCGTCTCATGCCCGAACGCTCCTGGAATGATGGCTTGCATCAGCTCGTGGAGATGAAGGAAGGCGTGGAGATCACGCCGCGCAAGCTGTCCATTGCGCGCACGACCTACCAGAGGTTCTTCCGTCGCTACCTGCGGCTGGCGGGCATGTCCGGGACGGCGCGCGAGCTCCGCGCGGAGATATCCGCGGTCTACCGGATGCCGACGCTGCCGCTGGCGACGAGGCTACCCGTGGCTCGACGGAACCTCGGCACGCGGGTATTCGCAAGCGAGCGCCAAAAGTGGTCTGCCGTGATCGACCGGGTGATCGAGCTTCGCGATGCTGGCAGGCCTGTGCTGATCGGAACTCGGACGGTGGCGGCATCCCAGGCCTTGCACGCGGCGCTCGAGGCAGCGGAAATCCCCCATGTCGTTCTCAACGCGCTCAACGATCATGAAGAGGGCGCGCTCGTTGCCGAGGCCGGTCAGCCCGGCCAAGTAACGGTCGCGACCAACATGGCCGGGCGCGGTGTTCATATCGGGGTCAGCGAGAATGTTGTGGCAGCAGGCGGTCTCCATGTGATCCTGACGGAGAGGCACGATTCCGCGCGCATCGACCGGCAGCTGATCGGCCGGACGGCGCGGCAGGGGCAGCCGGGCAGCTATGAGGCGATGCTCGCGCTTGATGATTTCCTTCTGCAGAACGTGCGCGCGCCGCTCCTGCGGATGTTTGCCGGGTCGAATGGGCCCCTGGGGCGGACGGCGGCACGGCTTCTCTTCCGAAACGGCCAGCGCCGTGCGGAGCGTGCAAACGCGCGCGCGCGGCGCGCCTTATTCACGCATGACCAGCGCCTGCAGGGCTGGTTGGCTTTCGCGGGTGTCGAAGAATGA
- a CDS encoding sulfotransferase has protein sequence MSRRTAIILGAMKAGTTTLHGMLSQHPEICPGRKKELDFFRKDRGPMPEAYLNEFPKFDEERHSVQLDSSPNYTKVPMMSGVPERIADYTGPIRMIYILRDPVERIRSHIYHNFKQGRWSPETLTPKQVDFCISVSTYHMQLEAYARANLEDDIMLVDFHRIVENPETVALEIHQFIGIERIAPKSTRARHVNAEPKSKDEFIDLERCRDALSGEAEILESRYGFRPSIPWS, from the coding sequence ATGAGCAGGCGGACCGCAATCATCCTCGGAGCCATGAAGGCCGGCACGACGACCCTGCATGGCATGCTTTCACAACATCCCGAGATTTGCCCCGGGCGGAAGAAAGAGCTCGATTTCTTTCGGAAGGATCGGGGTCCGATGCCCGAGGCGTATCTCAATGAGTTTCCGAAATTCGACGAAGAAAGGCACTCCGTTCAACTCGACAGTTCGCCCAACTACACCAAAGTCCCAATGATGTCGGGCGTGCCGGAGCGGATTGCCGACTATACTGGCCCAATCCGCATGATTTACATTCTGCGAGATCCTGTCGAGCGCATACGCTCTCACATCTACCACAACTTCAAGCAGGGCCGCTGGTCGCCGGAAACGCTGACGCCAAAGCAAGTGGATTTCTGCATCAGTGTTTCTACGTACCACATGCAGTTGGAGGCATATGCGCGTGCCAACCTTGAGGACGACATCATGCTCGTTGATTTTCACCGAATTGTTGAAAATCCGGAAACGGTGGCGCTCGAAATTCATCAGTTCATTGGGATCGAGAGGATTGCGCCCAAAAGCACCAGGGCCCGCCATGTGAATGCTGAGCCCAAGTCCAAGGATGAATTCATCGACCTTGAGCGGTGTCGTGATGCGCTGTCCGGGGAGGCAGAGATCCTGGAAAGTAGATACGGATTTCGACCGAGCATTCCTTGGAGCTAA
- a CDS encoding efflux RND transporter periplasmic adaptor subunit produces the protein MVIGHLVAATFLMPNPGRAEIFDCVIEPALVVEIASASGGLIRELNVSRGDLISRGQVLARLDSGIERTTVDLMREQAASDAEIEAQRARLELARSRAERTNSLVERNIAPQADLDEAEASVSVSERELSIAAMRQRIAGMELRRAEEILRQRTVVSPIDGVVIERLLYIGEFSDQDRPVVRIAQLDPLHVEAFLPISVFAGLEEGMTALIRPAEPAGGEYEAEVTVIDKVFDPASSTFGLRAVLPNPDLAIPAGNRCTIELVAEGK, from the coding sequence ATGGTCATTGGTCACCTCGTGGCCGCCACCTTCCTGATGCCGAACCCCGGGCGGGCGGAGATCTTCGATTGCGTGATCGAACCGGCGCTCGTGGTGGAGATCGCCAGCGCATCCGGCGGGCTGATCCGCGAGCTCAATGTCTCGCGCGGGGATCTCATCAGCCGCGGGCAGGTTCTCGCCCGTCTCGATTCCGGCATCGAACGCACGACGGTCGATCTGATGCGCGAGCAGGCTGCGTCGGACGCCGAGATCGAGGCGCAGAGAGCGCGGCTGGAGCTGGCCCGGAGCCGGGCGGAGCGGACGAACAGCCTCGTGGAACGCAACATCGCTCCGCAGGCGGATCTGGACGAGGCGGAGGCCTCTGTCTCGGTGTCGGAGCGCGAGTTATCCATCGCTGCCATGCGGCAGAGAATTGCCGGTATGGAGCTGCGCCGCGCGGAAGAAATCCTGCGCCAGCGGACGGTCGTCAGCCCAATTGATGGCGTGGTCATCGAGCGGCTTCTCTACATCGGCGAGTTCTCGGATCAGGATCGTCCGGTGGTCCGGATTGCCCAGCTGGACCCCTTGCACGTAGAGGCGTTTCTGCCGATTTCTGTCTTTGCCGGGCTCGAGGAGGGCATGACTGCCCTCATTCGCCCGGCGGAGCCCGCCGGTGGAGAATACGAGGCGGAAGTCACGGTAATCGACAAGGTTTTCGACCCGGCGTCGAGCACCTTTGGCCTGCGCGCGGTGCTTCCGAACCCCGATCTCGCGATCCCGGCCGGCAATCGCTGCACGATCGAGCTGGTTGCGGAAGGTAAGTAG